Sequence from the Nymphaea colorata isolate Beijing-Zhang1983 chromosome 9, ASM883128v2, whole genome shotgun sequence genome:
ataaaaaaaaaaaagtaaacttgaaaattacttttcaaaaaaaactgaaaaaaataagaaatgcaAAACCCgcgcttcttcttttttctaagATGCGTTTTTAAAAgcgttgaaaaaaaaaaaatcaaccatgaaaatggaaaaagatttGGCGGTTCAACGAATGTGAGAAATTCCGCTGATTCTCCAATCTCCCGTCCTCAAAAGTTCATGTGTCTAACGCCTAAActtttcggaaaaaaaaaaaaagataacttGGATTTTTTAGGCAGTCTAACTATTTTCCCTAAAAAGTTTCTCCGTCCGTACGCTTAAAGCATTTAtcagctgaaaaaaaaaaaaaaaaaaaaaacttgccttAAGGACTTGTCTGTTTTCCGTTTTCATCCTTTACTTGTAAGTTAGACTCAGTTCATTGGAGCTCATGAATTCCTCTCTTTCTATTCCTTTCagttttaaaataaatgcaTTCTTTGTCCACTTTACTACCATGTTTATGTTTCCCCAACACAAGTTTAAGCTATTGAAAATTTAGTGTTATATGATATTCATGGTTCAGCAAACTAAGGACATTGAATCAAACCTAAGATCTACATTTGTGATCTTTCTTGTAAGATCAGGTCAGGGACGACCAAATTTTGGGTAACTTGATCTTAATCATGAATCTATATCAGAATAGATCAGTAATAGTGAAACACCCACTTAATGTTGAAGGTATATCGTTTGGCTAACTGATAAAGTGAAACGGTTCTTAGTTGCCGATATGAACCGGCTTGAATATGAGGTAAACCAGAAGATTGAAAAAGTTTGGTGGAAAGTAAGGGCAAATTTGTTCATCTTTATGGGACAGGTATGCATACGTCAATTACCTACAAAAACGAACGGATATGACAAAAGACCTCCTTTTGACGCATTTCTCgtgaaattttttcaataaaaaagaacCGCTTaactttgagaaaaaaaaaaaaatactttcatttcatttctttcaaataACCGTTTAAACTATTCaagtatttttatcattttatcataCAGCAAATTTGTACATTTTTTGGACTTGTAATTTTACAGAAATGCACTCGGATGCTGTGGTCAAGGACGAGCCATCTGCTGGAATTGATGAAGCCAGCCTGGTCAGAGCCAAAAATCTCCTTTCAGGGAAAATCTCGGccgaaaaaaataataataataaacttgTCCTATCGGGTTAATTTCGTGATAACATTAGGACATGTTTAAAATAACTGATTTTTAAACATCAAGGTTCAAAAATATCTGGACGATATTTCCTGCCAATCGTCAGAGAGCGCTTAAGTTGGTTGACTCACGAGGGCAGTTTTGCCATCATGAAAATTGATGACGTCGTTTCGGGTGAGCGTGGGGTAAGGCAAGAATCTTGGCCTCAGATATTCATATTTCTTGTCCTTCAATGGCGTTTctgaattttaatatatatatattaagtggTGATTCTGCCTTTTTAAAGCTACCTAATCATTTACACATGGCTGTTTTATttataataatgaatgattaacaaaaatttataataatgaatgactaagaaaaaaaatttcaatttgacgAGAGCGGGTCATGGCTTTGTAATGCTTACGGGATGCTGCACGATCTAGCTCTATATCACCAATATTACTAGATATGGAAAGCCCGtcaattttcatgctttttttaaAAGGCGTAGAATAGTGTTATTGTTAATGCCACAACATTGGCCTTGGCCTGAAGTATTATTGTTAATGTCAGTGGTGAAGTCAGAAAgctaaaaaatatcaaaaattaaattttataaacttaatGGGGCACCCgtatatgaataaacaaaaattataaaaaggcACCCAGATACAAATACAACAATTTTTGTGGGCTAGTTTAAACAACTGCACACAGCCTACACGCGGCTCTACTTAAAGGGTTTAACGCACACAATATAAAGGGGCGATCAAcaaaaagttggaaaatttcATCCATCGTTTCACTAATTTTAAGCACCCTTTAAAAAGCAAAGTTGTATAAGAAAAGGTAGCACGTTGAAAAATGACACTCTTTACCCATTCCATTTTGAAGAAGGTGACTTGTGCTTCCTCATTATCTTCTTCATGCATGCTCAATAAAGATACCGTTCATTTACCACTTGTAAGTTTCCTCAATCCCAAAcatcttctatatatatatatataaagacttGTCTTGTAGCACAAGCTATTTATAGGCTAAAGGTTAAAAATAAGCCTAAAAACAAGGATGCGAATAAAATGGTACGAACAACAAGCATTAAGAAATGGATAGCTGTGCCACGGtgcacgcacgcacacacacacatatatatatatatatatccaaccaAGGGAATGCGTAATAGGCTGAATGTTCGATCATTCTTCACTTAACCATGACTAATTGGCAGGGATTCATTCTTATGGATTCAGGTTCCCTATTTGATAGCAAGGAGCAACTGAATAGTTTTATTTACCAATCAAAGAGTACCATATTCATTTAGGCTCCAAAAAAAAGGACAGCTATGCCTTGTTGGGCCGAGCTCATTGAGCAGCTAAATTTGGAAAGGCGGATCATGTCCTAGCTTAACTGGGCTGGAATATAGCTAGTGGGGTCTGGGCTGCTAATGGAATCAATTTAGTTGAGTTGGGGACAAGACCCAACCCGCCCTATCGCAAACAATCTTGGCTGTGTCAACTACTAtcattattttttcagtttttaacaaatatttgccagatatttttttgtcttccaatAACTTTTAGAAGTATCTTTTCAGGTGAGTAGGCGGTTAACAACCTATCAAGAAAGAAGCTTGAAGACCCTATTCATTTCCCCTGCTTCTAGAGTCTTGGGTTGTGTCCGTGAACTAGGTGGAGGACAGTACACCTTTTAAAGGGTGTTTTAAAAAAAGCTGTACAAGTATGCGTGCCTTGGGAATGAAAACACAATCCACTATCAACTGTTCCACTGCCCCCCAAGGAAAATCTCCTTGCTTCAAACTTATGGTAAGgaaaggctatcaaacatagaATTTCTTGAATTTAAAAAGGCATAAGATAATTAGCTCAACTAGATGTGCAGAAACCCTTGTGTTCGGAGCTAGGAGATCTTAATACCATCATCTTACAAATTCTTTTTGGTCCCAAAAATTCTTTAAGTAGGAGACTTTTATTGGattccaaaaataaaataatgttctCTCCAGAAATAGAAGTCGCATCCTGGACGAAGTCCATCTAATTTTGGGGAAATTTCAGCAAAGGTTCAAATTAGGGCTTAGATATCAATATGTTTGTTCTTATTGGATAGTTTGCTCATTAATGGGTGAACAAGCTATTCTTATTATAACAAGGCTTTGTCATGCATTCTTAATTCGATGGATCGAACCCTAGCCAGGGTTTAGCTCTCCCCCATATCCGGTCCATCTGCATTCTACTAGCTAGTGATCACGGTTGGTCTTGGAATAGGTAGAGCAGCCATTACAAGTCCATGAAACCCTTCTAGCAATGAGCTTCTGCAAATGTGGGTGTCAAAAAGCTTGCCCCTTGAGAAGGGGAAGGGGATGTAGCTCAGATGGTAGAGCGCTCGCTTAGCATGCGAGAGGTACGGGGATCGATACCCCGCATCTCCACTTTTTTGGGTgatgaaaatttcttttttgtttttgtttttgttgttttttttttttttatgaacagaTCCAAGCTGGAAAAAGCAGGTGCATCTTGCCGAAGCCGTAAGCAAAGAAATTCAAGCATTCTAGCAACTTTATCGGGCAACGTTGAAACAGACCCTCTAAGCTTCCGAATTCCATTATCAAAAGCGCCATTTTAGAACTTTAACTGATAATGATAACGATTGTGGAAGTTCTGCTTTAGCTTTTACGTTTAAGCAAGCGAAAAGATGAAGGCCTATAGCAGGACGCCGTTGGCTTGCAATCCTTTTCCTTCGATGGTTTTCATTGCAAAATCATGGAATGAGCATCATCTGATTCTAATTCTTTATCCATGGATGCTCAGTTTGTGAATGTTTGAAAGAGTGAGCACTGGCTAAGAATGTTCTTGCTAGATTGgtaagttctctctctctttttctcttgctccacaagtttgaattttataatTGTTCTCCTTTTTCGGAATCCGACCACATGAATGTGATACAAATCAATAATTTGTTCAAGGAAATTCACTATGAAACCGTTAATTAATTCAAATCATATGTTTGAGGAAGTTTGAAGATCAAGCAACTatctttgtttaaaaattttagaaatcaTATCTGTCGTCAAGAAACATGACCTGAAACTTGATTCCgagcaaaattttcatattatagCTCGAGTTTTTGATTTTGGCCAGGAGATTTAGATTTAGCCGCTCGAATTGGGCAGAAAAGGCAGTTAATCAAAGTGCTTCCAACTAAAGgtaacatacacacacatatatatcttcTGATTATCCAGAGATGTCCTTGTAATGAAGCACGAATGTGGAATGGGTGTCACCAAGCATTTTGGCCGTCTTCACCAGCATCATGAGCGCCAATGCAATGAGATCAAGTTGCATGCACCAGTATGTGaatgcaacaaatatacacccctcaaaaaaaagagagggttggggtattttataaattttctatCATAAGGTGTACTTTTtggtcttttaattttttttataatgtcatttttatcctttttaaaacccttttttttcactttatcaAAGGTATTATAGTCATTGCATATGGGTGTGCATACAACCAGCTTGGCAATGCAATCATGCAAGGACTTTGTAAGTTGAGGACAAATTTCCCAAAGCCACTGGAAAGCTTGGGGCCTTGAATATATTGCATTTATCTATCTACTGAAATGACATAAATGGGtggttatataaaaaaaaaatcaaacatgcacATGTTTTCCTTATGCtgtcaacaaataaaaaaaagatacagATGCAAAAGTTGACCTGGATATATTGTGGGAAGTGAGTCACATGCACTTAACCCCTTTGCTCCCTAGCTAGCAACCACTAAACGTGAGTCTGACTATGAGAATGAAAGTAAGCTAATGGTGTCCGACAGTCAAATCTGTATTTTGATCTACTACAGCACTTTAATTAGGTTTTAGCATTAAATTATTTTGTTAAGTGGCTTGGTTCAAAATCGACTGAAATAATTGAAACATTTAATATCAATTATCACAATGCAGACAACACTTAATTTATAAATGTAATACTTGTCCGTTCCCAAAGTCCTCAGGTGGAGAAGCAACGATTTTGCACTCTAATTTGCGTGTATTTTAAATAAAGCTACAGTTTTTACTGAAGTCTCTAGGTCCaaactttttctttatgttctaACGTAAAGTTGTTGGACAAGCAAAATAATCCAAAATAATTTCAGATACGTTTGTTGGCTTTTTGTTCGGCAAAAAAAGATAGCATTAATTATTCGAAGTGAAAGTTATCCTGTCATTAGTCTCAAGGGCAGCACTGGTTGTCTTAACACTGTGGATGACGAATGTGTGAAAATTGCAAACTTTTATGGTCTCTGCGAGATCAGGCCAAGTTCTTGAGCTTAATGGCTACTAATTGCCAGCTATCAATAATTAATTCATCAACCTTATCGCTAGAGGGGATCATAGAGTTGAGCTGAGATGTCAAAAGAGACAGTAAACAATTCCGTATTCCTATGTACAATTAACCTTCACATTGCAAATTGTTTCGAACAAAGTTGATCATCtagttaaaaaataatgttcGACCTAAGCCTCGAATCCCCCAACTCCAACCCCaaagattttaaaacatttcaGAAACCAAATTGTAAAAACAACCAAACTTTGTAATTCAAAATATTTACATTCAAAAAACATGATTCTACGTCATGAACTATTATCAAATCGATCAGCATTATCAAATCAATCATTGTGTAGGGTTAAAATTTGACCTAAACAGCCCAAAAGAATGAGATTCCAAGACGACAGCCTTTTTCGTGAGCATGCGAGGATATGAACTGCATCGCTTTTAGTCGATCCACTATGCGATCTACCACAACCAGAGCCAACATCTCGACAAGTTGACCAGACTTCACCACTCAACAAACGTTTCCCTTCTTATCAAAAGACTGGAAAGTGGTTCCATTGCAATCCTTTGCCAAATAACCACCAAATTTCAGGGTCACTTTCAATGCCAGAGCAGACCACCATTCATTGTCTATGGACATGCGTTCGGTGCCCAAGTTGAGAGCAACTCCAGATGGATTACGAATTCTATATAAAGCTGCCCTTCACTTGGGCGTGGAAGACAAGAGTGCTCAGAATTGGCGAAGTCCAATGGATTTTATCATGAGAGCACTGGTAGTTTTCATGGTGGGCTTCTGCCTACCTGCCCATCTAGGAGCTCAACTCGAAGTGGGTTTCTATGACGACAAATGTGCAGCTGCAGAGTCTATTGTTGAGGAAGAAGTGAGGGGGGCGCTTAACGTGAACTCTGGATTTGGTGCTGGACTCATAAGAATGCATTTCCATGACTGTTTTGTCAGGGTAGGAAATCGAAAGGGAACAACAGATTCTTTCTTGTCGCCAAGATAGCAATAGTTCTGTAGCAGCTACCCCCTTGACTAAATTTTATTTCTGCTATAAACTGTGCAGGGTTGCGACGGGTCTGTCCTCATCGACTCCACGGGATCGAACAGAGCAGAGAAAGACTCTCCTGCCAATAATCCTAGCCTGCGAGGATTTGAGGTGATTGATAGAGCAAAGTTGAGATTGGAAGGGACTTGCAAAGGGGTCGTTTCATGCGCTGATATTCTTGCCTTTGCAGCAAGGGACAGCGTTCAGGTGGTAAGTAATCTGCTTCATGCATTTATACTTAGTGCAACAGCTTACAATCTTattctctgtctttctctctcttctccagCTATCAGGGTTCTACTACGACGTCCCAGCAGGGAGAAGAGACGGAAGGGTTTCCTTGGCCTCGGAAGCTGACACCAATCTGCCACCTCCGGTGTTTACCCTTTCTCAACTCACTCAATTCTTTGCAGCCAAAGGCCTGACTCAAGCAGAAATGGTCACGCTCTCTGGTAACTCTCTCCCTTTCTCGATAAGATTAACATCTTAATTAAATTGTAGCCAGGACAACCGACTTCCTTATTGCATCGGCGGCAGTGATCACAAAAATACTTACTTTAAGTCCTGAAATATCCAGCACAATGGGAGGATTAATCCCACAGCTGTCTGGGTTGTCTTCATGGTATAGAGCTGGCTCGGATGTCAGGCAGCGAGATCTCTAaatgctttaacttgcatatctGAACACACTCCCTTTATGGTACATAGAACATAGCCCTCCATTAATGATCAAGCTTGTCCATTTGAACTATGCTCGTTGGGGCTACTAACTACTGAAATATGGGCACCCAAGATATCTAGAGGAATTGTAGATGTGGATCCCTTTCTATTTTTCACcagccaaaaaaagaaaaattcatggtaCATACCAATTAAAAGACCACCGCGGAAAACATAGTAAGGAAACTCAGTTTCCTATTTTCATGATTCCTGTCCCCACTGTAGCTTCATTCTCGCTTCACTGTTCCTCTAATCCGCATAGGCTTCACCTCCTGTATTCTTGTCGCTTGTTAGTAACCATGACTAGAATTAATTCTCTTAAACAAAAAGCTGCAAACAAAAAAgtagaataataaaaaagaaacaatatcaTCCGACCATGATTTCTAAAATTTCAAGCCTGAGGCTTAATCGATT
This genomic interval carries:
- the LOC116260938 gene encoding peroxidase 5-like; the protein is MDFIMRALVVFMVGFCLPAHLGAQLEVGFYDDKCAAAESIVEEEVRGALNVNSGFGAGLIRMHFHDCFVRGCDGSVLIDSTGSNRAEKDSPANNPSLRGFEVIDRAKLRLEGTCKGVVSCADILAFAARDSVQVLSGFYYDVPAGRRDGRVSLASEADTNLPPPVFTLSQLTQFFAAKGLTQAEMVTLSGAHAIGRSHCTSFGNRLYSFNTTTAQDPSLDPTYAAQLRKQCPQNPNATLVVPMNPAAPYSLDNSYYSNILANRVLFTSDQTLLSSSSTAGLVSQNSRSPYLWLNRFADAMIKMGQIGVLTGNAGEIRSNCRVIN